The following are encoded in a window of Microcaecilia unicolor chromosome 14, aMicUni1.1, whole genome shotgun sequence genomic DNA:
- the EMC4 gene encoding ER membrane protein complex subunit 4 isoform X1: MAQSQAGLVANRGRRFKWSIELGSASGSRGRSERGGGQGDVLYPVGYSDKQVPDTSVQEADRILVEKRCWDIALGPLKQIPMNLFIMYMAGNTISIFPIMMVCMMAWRPIQALMAMSATFKLLESSGQKFLQGLVYLIGNLLGLALAVYKCQSMGLLPTHASDWLAFIEPPERMEYTGGGVLL; encoded by the exons ATGGCTCAGTCTCAGGCCGGGCTCGTGGCCAACCGGGGCCGTCGCTTCAAGTGGTCCATCGAGCTGGGCTCTGCCAGTGGCAGCAG AGGCCGCAGTGAGAGAGGAGGTGGACAAGGAGATGTACTGTACCCTGTGGGATACTCAGACAAGCAGGTACCGGACACCAGCGTGCAAGAGGCAGATCGCATTCTGGTGGAGAAG CGCTGCTGGGACATCGCTTTGGGGCCGCTGAAGCAAATCCCTATGAATCTCTTTATCATGTACATGGCTGGAAACACCATCTCTATCTTTCCTATCATGATGGTCTGTATGATGGCTTGGAGACCGATCCAGGCATTAATGGCAATGTCGGCAA cttTCAAGCTGCTGGAGAGTTCAGGTCAGAAGTTCCTGCAGGGTCTGGTGTACCTCATTGGGAACCTCCTGGGGCTGGCACTGGCTGTCTACAAGTGTCAGTCAATGGGACTTTTACCCACTCATGCATCTGATTGGTTGGCATTCATAGAGCCACCTGAG AGGATGGAATACACTGGAGGGGGTGTGTTGCTGTAA